The following coding sequences are from one Carnobacterium inhibens subsp. inhibens DSM 13024 window:
- a CDS encoding acyl-CoA thioester hydrolase/BAAT C-terminal domain-containing protein, with protein MEVKITKVNSNKIQGYRFFPETSTNDSTVITFGGSEGSCWFNMGFEIAQKGYNVLSLYYYGKPNLPHSLNKIDISFFDEIIFYIKENINPSSSITIVGASRGAELALLLATQYKQVSNVVLFSPSAFIFSGTDKSSAWTIDGEELPHITFSFRTVAQRLFNRKLPLVNSFRSELKHSKNYKKSKLDVSKFTGNILMFAGVEDLTWPSTDMGKIIESDSISAASTELHTFENAGHTFSNVHYDGGDSDGNLYAFYTSQKILQKKLKIWSGN; from the coding sequence ATGGAAGTTAAAATTACAAAAGTCAATTCAAATAAAATCCAAGGGTATCGTTTTTTTCCTGAAACAAGTACAAATGATTCGACAGTCATTACTTTTGGTGGATCCGAAGGGAGCTGTTGGTTTAATATGGGATTTGAGATTGCACAAAAAGGGTACAACGTACTATCTTTATATTACTATGGCAAACCCAATCTACCTCATTCTTTAAATAAAATAGACATTAGTTTTTTCGATGAAATTATATTTTACATAAAAGAAAATATCAACCCATCGAGCTCGATTACTATTGTAGGTGCATCCAGAGGGGCTGAATTGGCTCTGCTTTTAGCCACTCAATATAAACAAGTATCAAATGTAGTATTGTTTTCACCATCAGCATTTATATTTTCTGGAACAGATAAATCTTCTGCTTGGACAATAGACGGGGAAGAATTGCCTCATATTACATTTTCTTTTCGAACTGTTGCTCAAAGACTGTTCAATAGAAAATTACCATTAGTAAACTCATTTCGTTCAGAATTGAAACACAGTAAGAATTATAAAAAATCTAAATTAGATGTATCAAAATTCACAGGAAATATATTGATGTTTGCAGGAGTTGAAGATTTAACGTGGCCTAGTACAGATATGGGTAAAATAATTGAATCAGACTCAATTTCAGCGGCAAGCACTGAGCTTCATACATTTGAAAATGCCGGACATACCTTTTCCAATGTACATTATGATGGGGGAGATAGTGACGGTAATTTGTATGCTTTTTATACGAGTCAAAAAATACTACAAAAGAAATTGAAAATATGGTCTGGAAACTGA
- a CDS encoding bacteriocin immunity protein has protein sequence MANQSKEYVHNLYNSISHSDLTNVEDLKEVLLNVYSTLDDPQENVSLINRLVNYIYLTAITEKIKFNEEQQNLISKLNDIG, from the coding sequence ATGGCTAATCAATCAAAAGAATATGTTCATAACTTGTATAATAGTATTTCACACTCTGATTTAACAAATGTTGAAGATTTAAAAGAAGTTCTTCTCAACGTTTATTCTACATTAGATGACCCTCAAGAAAATGTCAGTTTAATTAATCGATTGGTAAATTATATCTATCTTACTGCTATAACAGAAAAAATTAAATTTAATGAGGAGCAGCAAAACCTCATCAGTAAATTAAATGATATTGGCTAA